The Gemmata palustris genome includes a region encoding these proteins:
- a CDS encoding sensor histidine kinase, with protein sequence MLPPLSPAALKAAAPDPDPLDARAEEYARQAQKMEALGRVAVEVAHDFNNLLTAINGFAELVADLLPEDSPAREPARQIRLAGQKAVALTQQLVTFGRPNGNKPPVDLNDVLHELAPIMDRLVGPGVVLAVAPGPELWVTGADAGSVEQVILNLCANARDAMPGGGQLCIETANVAPEDPGGIGYVLLAVTDTGEGMATEVRARLFEPFYTTKPPARGSGLGLATVFGVVQRAGGRVNVSSQPGRGTRFEVYLPRKTESASDLT encoded by the coding sequence ATGCTTCCGCCCCTCAGCCCGGCCGCGCTGAAGGCCGCTGCCCCGGACCCCGACCCGCTCGACGCGCGCGCCGAGGAGTACGCGCGACAGGCCCAAAAGATGGAAGCCCTGGGCCGGGTCGCGGTCGAAGTGGCCCACGACTTCAACAACCTGCTCACCGCCATTAACGGGTTCGCCGAACTGGTCGCCGACCTCCTGCCGGAGGACAGCCCCGCCCGGGAACCGGCCCGACAGATCCGGCTCGCGGGCCAGAAGGCCGTTGCCCTCACCCAGCAACTCGTGACGTTCGGGCGCCCGAACGGGAACAAGCCGCCGGTCGATCTGAACGATGTGCTCCACGAACTCGCCCCGATCATGGACCGGCTCGTCGGACCCGGTGTCGTCTTGGCGGTCGCTCCGGGACCCGAGCTGTGGGTGACCGGGGCCGACGCCGGGAGCGTGGAGCAGGTCATTCTGAACCTGTGCGCCAACGCCCGGGACGCGATGCCCGGTGGCGGGCAGTTGTGCATCGAAACGGCCAACGTCGCCCCCGAGGACCCGGGCGGGATCGGGTACGTGCTACTGGCGGTCACGGACACCGGTGAGGGGATGGCGACCGAGGTGCGGGCCCGATTGTTCGAGCCGTTTTACACGACCAAGCCCCCGGCACGCGGATCCGGGCTCGGGTTGGCCACGGTGTTCGGGGTGGTGCAGCGGGCCGGTGGGCGGGTCAACGTATCCAGTCAGCCGGGGCGCGGCACCCGGTTCGAGGTGTACCTGCCACGCAAGACCGAGAGCGCATCGGACCTCACCTGA
- a CDS encoding helix-turn-helix domain-containing protein, giving the protein MAKRQRIVSVTAKQRDELDRLLRRPSVAAGLAKRARAILLLAGGVSVSATGRLVAMQRRHLYKWIERFRQHGVAGLADGKRTGRPPVFSPRSCDPLGQDRLRTA; this is encoded by the coding sequence ATGGCAAAGCGTCAACGAATCGTTTCCGTTACCGCGAAGCAGCGGGACGAACTCGACCGCTTGTTGCGACGCCCCAGCGTTGCAGCGGGACTCGCCAAACGCGCACGCGCCATCCTGCTTCTGGCCGGTGGCGTTTCGGTTTCTGCGACGGGCCGGTTGGTCGCGATGCAACGCCGGCATTTGTACAAGTGGATCGAACGCTTTCGCCAACACGGGGTGGCCGGACTCGCCGATGGCAAGCGCACGGGCCGACCGCCGGTCTTTTCCCCCCGAAGTTGCGATCCACTTGGTCAAGATCGCCTGCGAACGGCCTGA
- a CDS encoding IS1 family transposase — protein MIEADELWSFVGSKGDVHWVWVALDLGTRRVLAMVLGDRSAATAQRLWDALPRGYRTGVTVYTDFLASYRGVIPRARHRPVGKDTGLTAHIERFWLTLRQRCARLVRKTLTFSKCPRNHLGALWYFIRLYNESRH, from the coding sequence GTGATCGAGGCCGACGAATTGTGGAGCTTCGTGGGTTCCAAGGGTGATGTCCATTGGGTCTGGGTAGCCCTGGACTTGGGCACCCGGCGGGTGCTCGCAATGGTTCTCGGGGACCGGTCCGCAGCCACGGCCCAACGGCTCTGGGACGCGCTCCCGCGCGGGTACCGGACCGGGGTCACCGTGTACACCGACTTCCTCGCCTCGTACCGTGGCGTGATCCCACGCGCCCGGCATCGACCCGTGGGCAAGGACACGGGCCTCACCGCCCACATCGAACGGTTCTGGCTTACCCTGAGACAACGATGCGCCCGACTCGTGCGCAAGACTCTCACGTTCTCCAAGTGCCCCAGGAACCACCTCGGCGCCTTGTGGTATTTCATACGCCTGTACAACGAATCCCGACATTAG
- a CDS encoding IS630 family transposase — MVKIACERPDEVGRSLSHWDCAERARQLITDEVVGSVSPQTVQRILANHKLKPWRKHLWLSPKAPRDAAFRKRVKNICTLYTRKLAPHEAVLCVDEKTSLQPRTRLSPTLAAQPELPVRVEHEYQRKGALNLFAAFDTRTGKVYAHTAERKRQKEFIEFLDQRDREIPASITKVHLVMDNLRMHTGKQVRAWLERHPRFKFHHPPVHCSWMNQVEQWFSILQRKRLAIADFADKAHLAERLHAFAAEWNEQAHPFNWTRKSVTKIMAKCELAKGENPVAIAA; from the coding sequence TTGGTCAAGATCGCCTGCGAACGGCCTGACGAGGTGGGTCGGTCGTTGTCCCACTGGGATTGTGCGGAGCGGGCCCGGCAACTGATCACCGACGAGGTGGTGGGTTCGGTTTCGCCGCAGACCGTGCAACGTATTTTAGCCAACCACAAACTCAAGCCGTGGCGGAAGCACCTGTGGCTCTCGCCCAAGGCGCCGCGTGACGCCGCGTTTCGCAAGCGGGTGAAGAACATTTGCACGCTCTACACACGAAAACTGGCACCGCATGAAGCGGTGTTGTGCGTGGATGAGAAAACGAGTTTGCAGCCCCGGACGCGCTTGTCGCCGACATTGGCGGCCCAACCTGAACTGCCGGTTCGCGTGGAACATGAGTACCAACGCAAAGGAGCCTTGAATCTGTTCGCCGCCTTCGACACGCGGACGGGCAAGGTCTACGCGCACACAGCGGAACGCAAACGCCAGAAGGAGTTCATCGAATTCTTGGACCAACGGGACCGTGAGATCCCGGCATCGATCACGAAGGTTCACCTGGTGATGGACAACTTGCGGATGCACACGGGCAAGCAAGTGCGAGCCTGGTTGGAGAGGCATCCGCGCTTCAAGTTCCACCATCCGCCGGTGCATTGTTCGTGGATGAATCAAGTGGAGCAGTGGTTCAGCATCTTGCAACGCAAGCGGTTGGCCATCGCCGACTTCGCGGACAAGGCTCACTTGGCCGAACGCCTCCACGCATTTGCGGCGGAGTGGAACGAGCAGGCCCATCCGTTCAACTGGACCCGAAAGTCCGTGACGAAAATCATGGCCAAGTGCGAACTCGCCAAAGGCGAAAACCCAGTGGCGATTGCCGCATAA
- a CDS encoding LCCL domain-containing protein has translation MPTVRKVLWIVPVALSFGLSAAPTVGGPQPAPTSEASKPRTGTDVEVKYIDDSVMKLKLLDEKLELVTKHGTLRIAVSEIRRIEFAIRLPAATTDKAAAAIAKLNHSDFKVRESATEELKELRDRAYPSLVKALKHEDPEVSRRAEEVVTFVRNKVPAAHLEPREFDVIHTDDSKIAGKLTTESLRVGTFQFGEQHLKLTDVRLVRTGPDPVEPAMNAQPAPLTLLNYANQFGKEFVFRVTGVQGPGQGNIWGSDVYTLDSGLATAVVHAGFAQPGETVVVKVRIIVPPQQFVGAARNGITSAPYGPFPAGAFEFIRK, from the coding sequence ATGCCCACGGTTCGCAAGGTTCTCTGGATCGTTCCCGTCGCGCTGTCGTTCGGGCTCTCCGCGGCGCCCACCGTGGGCGGACCGCAACCGGCGCCAACGTCCGAGGCGAGCAAGCCGCGCACGGGTACCGACGTCGAAGTCAAGTACATCGACGACAGCGTCATGAAGCTGAAGCTCCTCGACGAGAAGCTCGAACTCGTCACCAAGCACGGCACCCTGCGGATCGCGGTGTCCGAGATCCGGCGCATCGAGTTCGCGATCCGGCTCCCGGCGGCCACCACGGATAAGGCCGCGGCCGCGATCGCCAAGCTGAACCACTCGGACTTCAAGGTGCGCGAGTCCGCCACCGAGGAACTCAAGGAGCTCCGCGACCGGGCGTACCCGTCCCTCGTGAAGGCCCTCAAGCACGAAGACCCGGAGGTCTCGCGCCGGGCCGAGGAGGTCGTGACGTTCGTCCGCAACAAGGTGCCGGCCGCGCACCTGGAGCCGCGCGAGTTTGACGTGATTCACACGGACGATTCCAAGATCGCGGGGAAACTGACGACCGAGTCGCTCCGCGTGGGCACGTTCCAGTTCGGCGAGCAGCACCTCAAGTTGACCGACGTGCGACTGGTCCGCACCGGGCCGGACCCGGTCGAGCCGGCCATGAACGCGCAACCGGCTCCGCTCACCCTTCTGAACTATGCGAACCAGTTCGGGAAAGAGTTCGTGTTCCGGGTGACCGGAGTTCAGGGGCCGGGACAGGGGAACATCTGGGGCAGCGACGTGTACACGCTCGACTCGGGCTTGGCGACGGCGGTGGTCCACGCGGGCTTCGCGCAACCGGGCGAAACCGTCGTCGTGAAGGTGCGCATCATCGTCCCGCCCCAACAATTTGTTGGCGCGGCCCGGAACGGGATCACCTCGGCCCCCTACGGTCCCTTCCCGGCCGGTGCGTTCGAGTTCATTCGGAAGTGA
- a CDS encoding IS1 family transposase has protein sequence MRNGLTHSGTPGFRCRGCDRRFVADPKTGPVPEATKDLVRRLLAERMGIRAIARAVGVSRSWLQGFVNELYRQETPHEPGPPPKSAARS, from the coding sequence GTGCGCAACGGTCTCACCCACTCGGGCACTCCGGGGTTCCGGTGCCGGGGGTGCGACCGGCGGTTCGTTGCGGACCCGAAGACCGGACCGGTCCCGGAGGCCACGAAGGATCTGGTGCGGCGCCTGTTGGCCGAGCGCATGGGAATCCGGGCCATCGCGCGGGCCGTCGGGGTGTCCCGGTCGTGGCTCCAAGGGTTCGTCAACGAGCTGTATCGACAGGAGACCCCACACGAGCCGGGACCGCCCCCAAAAAGTGCGGCCCGGTCGTGA
- a CDS encoding response regulator, with amino-acid sequence MSSPDPSPPTVLVVDDEPLITHLLALTLGRAGFVVRTAGNGADALDAYRAGGIDLVVLDVQMPRPWDGPRTLAALRAVDPDVRAVFVSGSTGAYTHEELLARGALRVIAKPFPSLIRLVEDLRGLIPGAEPPVGTDDGASTSG; translated from the coding sequence ATGAGTTCGCCTGATCCGAGTCCCCCGACGGTCCTCGTCGTGGACGACGAACCCCTCATCACACACCTGTTGGCGCTGACCCTGGGTCGGGCCGGATTCGTGGTCCGCACGGCCGGCAACGGGGCGGACGCGCTCGACGCGTACCGGGCCGGTGGGATCGACCTGGTGGTACTCGACGTCCAGATGCCCCGACCGTGGGACGGCCCCCGGACCCTGGCCGCGCTTCGGGCCGTGGACCCGGACGTGCGGGCCGTGTTCGTGTCCGGGAGCACGGGCGCGTACACGCACGAGGAGCTGCTCGCCCGCGGCGCGTTACGGGTGATCGCGAAACCGTTCCCGAGCCTGATTCGACTGGTCGAGGACCTCCGGGGGCTGATCCCGGGAGCGGAACCACCAGTCGGTACCGATGACGGGGCGAGCACGAGCGGCTGA